The Geobacter metallireducens GS-15 region CGCAGGGCCTCCTCCAGGGCATGGGTGTCGTAGGGGTTGACAATGAACGGTATCCCCTCCCGCACCAGGGTGTTGGTCACCGGGTCGATCTGGACCTGGGTCGTATCCGGTACCTGTTTGATGCAGACTACGATGAGCATGGGTTATCCTCGCTTATCCTGTATTGCCTTACGCTTGTGCCAACTATCCTGGCAATCGCTTTTTCGTATCCAGCACTACCCATGGCATTCCGCAGTCATGACACAATATCGTTGGCAGTTTATCATCGCCAGTAAGAAAGATATCTCCACCTGGGCTCTTAGCGCATTTCGGACAATTCATATAAAAATGTTCCTGGTATGGCGACCATAGGTTTCCGCAATGCTCACATTCTAAATAACTGCGTGATGCGCCGTAAGCACCGAGCGTGATTTCCCTCTGAGACGAACACGAACAATGAGGACATTTCATTTTTGCCTCCTCTGCCTGTACGCAACTGATCCCAGCGATACACGAAATGGTAATGGGCTCAATGGATATATCCACGTAACAACGTAATGCTCTATACACGATGTCCTATACTCTCCAGCGAATCAAAAAACCGGGGCAGGCACGAAGCCGGCCCCTTGAACCACATGAACGAAGGAGTGTAACTCGGACCGGGCAGATAAAAATTGTTTGGGGTGCTTACGGCTCGACAGGAGTCTATATGCAACAACGGAAAACCATAAAGTGCAACCAGCTATTTCTCAAATTCAGAATTCACTTTGTCGATATCCCAACATGTCCGAAATTTCCATTGCTCCCTTGAGAACAAGCGGAATCAATTCTTTTTCCATTCGGTCATCAGGAAATCGCGTGGATGGTCCGTACACGGTAATCGCGCCAATTGTCCTTGACGTGTAGTCCCGTATCGGGGCCGAAACCGATTTAACTCCAACTTCCTGTTCCTCCAACTCGAGGGCATACCCTTGCCGGTCAACTTCTTCCAGATGTCGCAGAAACAGTTTCGGATTGGTTATAGTTGCCGTTGTGTAACGCTTGAACAAACAGCTAGAAACATAGTGCAACCGCTGCTCCTCTGTTAGACCGGCGATTAGTACCTTCCCGGCAGCCGTGCAGTGTGCAGGAATACTTATGCCAATAGGGGGAATTGCCCGCAAGTGGTTGTCTCCCACGACTGCATCCATGTTAACCGCATGAGAACCTTTGAGTATTGATACACACAGGGTTTCGTTGCATTCCCTGACAAGTGCCTCCATGACCGACCTGGAATCTCCAAGTCGCCGCATTCGTCGCATCGCTACCTGCCCAAGTTCCATATTTTTTATACCGAGGCGATAGTTCTTTGTGCTTATGTTTTGTTCCAGATAATTGTGATGTTCGAGTGTTGCTATCAGTTTGTAAATTTTGTTTTTTGGGAGCTGTAACCTCCGACTCAAATCCATCACACACAGCTCGGACGAATTCCCGCGAAATTGTTCCAGGATATCGAGTGCATGCCTAACCGATTGAATTGTATAATCTCTTGTCTTCATATAACATTGCCTACAACATCTCTGTTAACTATATGCCAGAAACATTTTTAAAGCTATACTACAGGTGCACAGTTAATTAACCTATACTACGCTTGTACATAGATTATTAATGTGTCAAAAAGCCAGTTAGCTACTTGCAATATTGTTACAAATTACCGTATTTGATATGAAAATATGCAGATATGTCAGTATCAACTGAAGGGCTTGTTATCTATAGTAAGATCCGAACTAAAGAGAATCTTCCGTATGAAATTGGTCATGTTGATGTTGTTCAGAACGGCTAGGTCCTGGATTTTCCTCTTCTCGTCTTCGGTAACCCGGATCGAAATTACGTCGTACTTGGCATTTTCACTATATTTTCCCATGGTATCACCCCACTCATGGTGCATTCCGCTTAAGCACCAACGGTAGTCCTAGATTTGGCAGTTGGAGAAGTCCTGCGCTCATTCCGCTTCCCTGCAGACCACATTTCAACTGCCGTTTCTAGATTAGTTGTTTTCAATTCCTCGGCTTGTAGATCTTGAGGAGCGCTTTGGCCATGTCGGCGGGGCTCTGGGCTACACTGATGCCGCACTCTTCCAGAATGGCCACCTTTTCCGTCGCCGTCCCCTTGCCGCCAGAGATGATGGCACCCGCATGACCCATCCGCTTACCCGGAGGAGCGGTGACCCCGGCAATGTACGCCGCCACCGGCTTGGTCATGTGCTCCTTGACGAACCGCGCCCCTTCTTCCTCGGAGTTACCCCCGATCTCGCCGATCATGATCACTGCCTCGGTGTCCGGGTCTTCCTCGAACATCCGGAGTACGTCCACGTGGTTGGTGCCGTTGACCGGGTCACCCCCGATGCCGACGCAGGTGGACTGCCCCAGCCCCACGTTGGTCAGCTGCCATACCGCTTCGTAGGTGAGGGTGCCACTGCGGGAGACAACCCCTACTTTCCCCGGCTTGTGGATGTACCCCGGCATGATCCCGATCTTGCACTGGCCGGGGGTGATGACCCCGGGGCAGTTGGGGCCAACGAGGCGGGTCTTCTTCCCCTGCATGTACTGCTTTACTTTCACCATGTCCAGGACCGGTATCCCTTCGGTGATGCAGATGACGAGGTCGAGTCCCGCGTCTACCGCCTCCATGATGGAGTCGGCAGCAAAAGGGGGTGGAACGTAGATGACGGAGGCGGTGGCCCCGGTCTTGGCTACCGCTTCCCGCACGGTGTCATAGACGGGGAAGCCGTCGATGACGGTGCCCCCTTTGCCGGGGGTGACACCCCCGACCATCTGGGTGCCGTACTCGCGGGCCCCGTTGGCGTGGAAGAGGCCGGTGGCACCGAGCCCCTGGGTGATGACTTTGGTGTCTTTATTGATAAGGATGCTCATCTGTCTATCCCTCCTCAGGCAACGGCCTGGACGATTTTTTGGGCGCCATCGGCCATACCGTCGGCGGCGACTATGTTGAGGCCGCTCTCGGCCAGCATTTTCTTGCCGATTTCCACGTTGGTCCCTTCGAGACGTACCACCAAAGGCACCTGGAGCGATACCTGCCGGGCCGCCTCGATGACCCCGGTGGCGATGACGTCGCACTTCATGATGCCGCCGAAGATGTTGACGAAGATTCCTTTGACGTTCTTGTCGGAAAGGATGATCTTGAACGCCTCGGTGACCCGCTCAATGGTGGCCCCGCCTCCCACGTCCAGGAAGTTGGCCGGCTCGCCGCCGGAGAATTTGATGATGTCCATGGTGGCCATGGCCAGACCGGCGCCGTTGACCAGGCAGCCGATGTTGCCGTTCAGGGATACGTAGGAGAGGTCGTGCTGGGACGCTTCCACCTCGTTGGGGTCTTCTTCGTTGTAATCCCTGAAATCCGCTATCCCCGGATGTTTGAAGACAGCATTGTCGTCGAAGCCGAATTTGGCATCCAGGGCGAGGAGGTCTCCTTCCTTGGTGACCACCAGGGGGTTGATCTCCAGAAGGGAACAGTCACAGGCGAGAAAGGTGGTGTAGAGCCCTTCCAGCAGGTTGACCGCCTTGGGGGTGAGCTTCCCCGTCAGCCCCAGGCTGAAGGCGAGGTTGCGGCTCTGGAACGGGGTGAGCCCCACCAGGGGATCGATCGCCTCCCGGAAGATCTTCTCCGGGGTCTTTGCCGCCACCTCTTCGATGTCCATTCCCCCTTCGGTGGAGGCCATGACGGTGACCCGGGAGGTGGCCCGGTCCACCAGAAGGCTCACGTACAGTTCCCGGTCGATGTTGCAGCCGTTTTCCACCAGGACCCGGGTGACCACTTTCCCTTCCGGCCCGGTCTGATGGGTCCTGAGCGTCATCCCCAGCATGTCCCGGGCTATTTGCTGGACTTCCTGGTTGGTGCGGGCCAGTTTGACCCCTCCGCCCTTGCCGCGCCCACCGGCATGGATCTGGGCCTTCACCACCCAGGGGCCATCCCCCAGCCGCTTCGCCCACTCCCGCGCGCTCGCCCCGTTGTAGCACACATGCCCGTCCGGGACAGGTACGCCGAAATTCCTTAGTATCGCCTTTGCCTGATACTCGTGAATGTTCATCGTTAGCTCCAATCAATAAAATAGTAACTGCTCCGTTTACCAACTATCACACTCAAAAAACTTGTTTTTTAGAATTACAGTTTCGCCGTCAGGGCGGGAACGAACTGGAGGATATCGGCGACCACGAGGACATCGGCCACCTCGCCGATGGGGGCGTCCTTGTCCTTGTTGATGGCGACGATGAAGTCGGATTTCTTCATCCCTGCCAGGTGCTGGATGGCACCGGAGACCCCGCAGGCGATGTACAGTTTCGGGCTTACCGTCTGTCCCGTGGTACCCACCTGGTGGCTGTGCTCTACCCACCCCGCGTCGACCACCGGCCGGCTCGCTCCCAGCTCCCCTCCCAGCGCCTTGGCCAGGGCGGCGATGACCTCGACGTTTTCTTTCTTGCCGATCCCCCGTCCCGCGGTGACGATGACTTCCGCCCGGGTGAGATCCACGTCTTTGGCCTCCGCCGGCTCGTAACCGGCAAAGCTGACGTTGCTCGTTACGCTTGCGGTTATCTTCTGCACGCTGGGGGTCCCACCCGGCTGGATGGCGGCAAAGGCACCAGCCTGGATGGTGATGACCGCTTTGCCAGTGGCAGGCTTGACGGTCCGCCGCATCTTGGCGTTGCAACACCCCACTTCGAAGCCGCCGTCGGTAAGGCCGATGACTTCCGATACCTGGGCGACTTTCAGTCGGGCCGCCACACGCGGCGCCAGGTCCCAGCCGTAGGAGGAGTGGATGAAGACGACGTAGTCGGGGTTTTCTTTTTCTATGGCGTCGAGGATCAGCTGTTTGTGCAGGTCGGGGTTGTATTCCCCGCAGCTTGCCGCGTCGGCCAGGTAGAGGGTGCCACCATAGGCGGGAAGCTGGCTCTCGCTCCCCACCACCAGCATGGCGCTCTGGGCTTCCAGTTGCTGCGCAAAGCCGAGGAGTTCATAGGTACTATCGAGGAGTTTTCCCTCCCGGTATTCGCCAATCAGTAATGTTTTCATATGACCTCCAAAAATCTTTTAAAAGCATTACCACAGAGGACACAGAGGGTTTTCACGGAGGTACACGGAGAAAAGCACGAGCCTTACGTTTTGTGTTTTTCCTCGGTGTTCCTCCGTGTCCTTTAGGCCCTGTGGGTCTCTGTGGTTAAAGCTTTTCGCTGTTCCGTGGTTAAAGCTTTTCGCCGTTAACGTAAGACCGCGGTCTTTTCCTTGAGTATCCCCATGAGCTGGTCCACCAGGGCACCCACTTCCCCTTCCAGGACGATACCCCCTCCCTTTTTGGCGGGGGGGTGGAAGCTTACGGTGGCGGCCAGGGGTTCTTCCTTGAGGAGTTCCGCCACGGGGATGGCCTGGATATCTTTCTTCTTCGCCTTCATGATGTTGGGGAGCGTCGGATACCGGGGAACGTTGAGCCCCAGCTGGCAGGTGACCAGGGCCGGGGTGGCAAGCTTGACCACTCCCTTGATCCCCCCTTCCAGTTCCCGCTTGCCGGTGACAGAACCGTCGGCGTAGGCGAAGCCGACCAGGGTGGTGGCGCAGGCGTACCCCAGTTCTTCGGCGACGGTAACCCCCACCAGGGCGGAACCACGGTCCTGGGACTGCATCCCGGTGAAGATGAGGTCGTACCCTTTATCCTTGGCGTAGGCGGCGATGATGGCGGCGATCTGCCACGGGTCTTTCATGGCGGCGGCGTTGTCCTGGATGTGGACACCCCGGTCGCACCCCATGGCCAGGGCCTTCTTGATCGCCTCCCCTACCCGGTCGGGACCGATGGAGAGGACGGTCAACTCACTCCCTTCGCCAAGTTGTTCCCGCAGCTGCACCGCCTGCTCCACGGCAAATTCGTCGTATTCGTTCATCCGCCAGGCAAGGTCGCTCTCGTCGTACCAGGTACCACCGGCCCCCGGCTTGAACCGTGACTCCATGTCCGGTACCTGTTTGATGCAGACCAGTATCTTCATATATACCTCCAGTATTAACCTTTAATAGGACTTATGGGACTTATGGAACGAACCTAGGCGCCCAGGCGCTCTACCACGATCTCCGCCAAGTCCTTCGCCACAAGACTTCCCTCGGCACCACCGGTCTTGATCCCATCCTCGAACATGGTGAGGCAGAAGGGGCAGTTGGAGACCAGCAGCGGTGCCTCGGTCTCCTGGGCCATGGCCACCCGCTTCTCGCTGATCTTGGTGCCGAGCTTTTCTTCGGCCAGGATACGTCCCCCACCCGCACCGCAGCAGAAGCTGTCGCCGCCGCTCTTCTCCATTTCCCGAAGCTGGCCTCCCGCTTGTTTGAGGATGCTCCGCGGCTCTTCGATGATGTCCATGTACCGCCCCACGTAGCAGGAGTCGTGGTAGGTAGCGACAAACGGTGCCGGCGTCAGGTTGAGCCGGTTGCTCTTGAGCAGACCGTGCAGATAGGTGCTGTAGTGTTCCACCGGAATATCGAGGCCGAGATCCTTGTAGTCCCTTCCCAGGGTGTTGAAGCAGTGGGGACAGGTGGTGACGATCTTTTTGACCCCGTACCCCTTGATGAGTTCGATGTTTTCCTGGGCCGTCATCTGGTAGAGGTATTCGTTCCCCAGTTTTCTCGCCGGCTCACCGCAGCACTTCTCTTCCTTGCCAAGTATCCCGACTTTTATCCCGGCGGCCTGGCAGATGGTGATGAAGCTTTTGGCGATCTCCCGGTTCCGTTTGTCGAAGGAGGCGTAGCAGCCGACGAAGTAGAGGATATCCACTTCCTCGCCACTCTCCATGAGGGTAACCGGCAGATTGTCACTCCACTCCCCCCGGGCGGCGAAGGCAAGGCCGAAGGGGTTGCCGTTGACTTCGATGTTGCCGATGGCGGTCCGTACTTCATCGCCGGGAAAGGCACCTTCCATGAGGGTGAGGTTTCTTCTCATCTCCAGGATCTTGTTGACGTGTTCGTTGTTGGCCGGGCAGATGTCCTGGCAGGCACGGCAGGTGGTGCAGGACCAGAGAACATCCTGGCCGACGGTGTCGCACAGGCTGGCTGCGGCATCGTTCTCGGCCACTTCCCCCACTTGCTGGATCACTTTCATGGGGGAGAGGGGCTTGCCGGTGGCATAGGCCGGGCAGCGCTCCTGGCACCGCTTGCAGCTGGTGCAGGCATCGGCATCGAAGATGTCTTTCCAGGTGAGGTCGGTGACTTTGGCCGCCCCGAACTGTTCGATACTCTCGTCTTCCAGGTTGATGGTGCCGATCGTCCCCATGGGTTCCAGGGGGGCAAAGAAGGCGTTGAGGCTGGTGGTGAGGATATGGCGCAGTTTGCTGTAAGGAATGGCACAGAAGAAGCCGAGCACCAGGGCAAAGTGGAGCCACCAGAGGACCTTGTGGGTGGTCTTTATGGAGGCTTCGTCGAAGCTTACGAAGAGCTGGGCAACGACGTATCCCACGGGGGAGAATCGGGCCAGTCCCGGATTCTGGGTAAGCTCAGTGGCCGCCATCCGCGCCCCCTCGATGATGAAGCCGGTGATGAGGATGGCGAAGAGAAGCTGGTGGATGATGTAGTCGTCCTTAACAATCTCCAGTCCCTCGGGTTTTGTTATGAAGCGGCGGACAAAAAGACCGGCCAGCATGAGGATGGCAACCAGCCCCGCCAGGTCAAGCACCAGGGAAAACGCCTTGTAGAATTCCCCGGAGAGGAGGTTGACGTGCATGAGGGGGGTGAAAAAGTCTGCCTGGACCATCACCAGCAGGGTGCCGACGAACAGGGTGAGAAAGCCCCAGAAGAAGAGGGAATGGAACAGCCCCCCCTCCGTGACCCGGGAGACCTTCACCTGCCCCAGCACCTCACCCACCATCCGCTTCACCCGCTCGTCGTACCGGTCACACCGGTCCAGGGGCCGACCGACCCTGTAGAGGGGCACCTGTTTCCAGAAGCCCCACACCAGCATTGCCACCGCCGCCAGGCTCAGGACATACATCGGTAATACTACCCCGTGCCCGATGTTCCAGTATATTTCGCGCGTCGCTTCCATGGAGCAGTTCCCGATCAACCCTCGTTTATCCGTTCGGTCAATTCGGGCAGGAACTCCTGCAGGTCGGCAACAATCCCCACATCGGCAACCTGAAAAATCGGCGCCTTGGGATTTTTATTGATTGCCACGACAAAGGGGTTTCCCTTGATGCCGCCCAGATGCTGAAACGATCCACTGATCCCACAGGCAAGGTAGACCTTCGGTTTGACCGTCTGCCCGGAAGTACCGACCTGCCGCGATTTATCCATCCATTTTGCATCGACGATGGGGCGGCTGCAGCTGACAACTCCTCCCATTGCCTCAGCCAGTTCTTCGGCAATCTGAATACCCTCTTCATCACCTATACCGCGTCCTATGGAGACAAGGATGTCTTCCTTGGTGATGTCGACATCACCCGCCACAGCTTCGATCAGTTCAACAAACTCCCTGCCGGTCGAGACTTCGGCGACATAACTCGATTTATCGACAACTTCACCTATACTTGCCAAGGCCTCAACCGGAGCGAACGCCCCCGGCCGTATATTGATCACCGCGCCTTTATCCATCCTGCACAGAGAATGGGAGCTTACTTGGCCGCCATATTCCTGGCGAACAACTCTAAGATCGTTTCCGGATACTTCCAGCGCAAGCACATCCGCCACAAAAGTGGCATCGAGTTTTATGGAGAGACCGGGTGAAAGGTCCATGCCAAATGCATCATGGGGTACAAGCACGATTGCATCAGTGGGGAGAACGGCAAGAAGCGCCTTTCTGAGAACCTCTGCGTTGGGATAGGCAAAAGCAGAGTTGCCAAGCTTCCATACCTGCTTGTATGTTGATGCCGTCTGGCTGCAGGCCTGGTCCAGATCAGCACCGGAACCTGCCACCAGAGCTATCGGTTCGGCGGACGCATCAATATTCCTGGCCGCGGAGATCAATTCCAAAGCGGTATCATCTACCGCACCACCCTTATGCTTGATATAGGCAAAGATCTGAGCCGCCATTATTTGAGCCCTCCTTTGGCTTTGAGCATTTCGACCAGTTTATCGATTATTTCTTCGTTGCTCCCATCAAGCATCTCGGCACCGGCACCCAATTCGGGGACAAAATAGTCCTCCCTGCGTACACGAGGTTCAACTGCTGCCGTTGACAGCCCCAGCTCACCGGCCCCATGCACCGGAATCTGCACCGATGCCACCTGGCGGATGCCGCGGATGCCTACATAGCGCGGCTCGTTTATGCCTGTCTGAATCGACAGCACGCACGGCAGCGAT contains the following coding sequences:
- the sucC gene encoding ADP-forming succinate--CoA ligase subunit beta gives rise to the protein MNIHEYQAKAILRNFGVPVPDGHVCYNGASAREWAKRLGDGPWVVKAQIHAGGRGKGGGVKLARTNQEVQQIARDMLGMTLRTHQTGPEGKVVTRVLVENGCNIDRELYVSLLVDRATSRVTVMASTEGGMDIEEVAAKTPEKIFREAIDPLVGLTPFQSRNLAFSLGLTGKLTPKAVNLLEGLYTTFLACDCSLLEINPLVVTKEGDLLALDAKFGFDDNAVFKHPGIADFRDYNEEDPNEVEASQHDLSYVSLNGNIGCLVNGAGLAMATMDIIKFSGGEPANFLDVGGGATIERVTEAFKIILSDKNVKGIFVNIFGGIMKCDVIATGVIEAARQVSLQVPLVVRLEGTNVEIGKKMLAESGLNIVAADGMADGAQKIVQAVA
- a CDS encoding heterodisulfide reductase-related iron-sulfur binding cluster, with the protein product MEATREIYWNIGHGVVLPMYVLSLAAVAMLVWGFWKQVPLYRVGRPLDRCDRYDERVKRMVGEVLGQVKVSRVTEGGLFHSLFFWGFLTLFVGTLLVMVQADFFTPLMHVNLLSGEFYKAFSLVLDLAGLVAILMLAGLFVRRFITKPEGLEIVKDDYIIHQLLFAILITGFIIEGARMAATELTQNPGLARFSPVGYVVAQLFVSFDEASIKTTHKVLWWLHFALVLGFFCAIPYSKLRHILTTSLNAFFAPLEPMGTIGTINLEDESIEQFGAAKVTDLTWKDIFDADACTSCKRCQERCPAYATGKPLSPMKVIQQVGEVAENDAAASLCDTVGQDVLWSCTTCRACQDICPANNEHVNKILEMRRNLTLMEGAFPGDEVRTAIGNIEVNGNPFGLAFAARGEWSDNLPVTLMESGEEVDILYFVGCYASFDKRNREIAKSFITICQAAGIKVGILGKEEKCCGEPARKLGNEYLYQMTAQENIELIKGYGVKKIVTTCPHCFNTLGRDYKDLGLDIPVEHYSTYLHGLLKSNRLNLTPAPFVATYHDSCYVGRYMDIIEEPRSILKQAGGQLREMEKSGGDSFCCGAGGGRILAEEKLGTKISEKRVAMAQETEAPLLVSNCPFCLTMFEDGIKTGGAEGSLVAKDLAEIVVERLGA
- the sucD gene encoding succinate--CoA ligase subunit alpha; this translates as MSILINKDTKVITQGLGATGLFHANGAREYGTQMVGGVTPGKGGTVIDGFPVYDTVREAVAKTGATASVIYVPPPFAADSIMEAVDAGLDLVICITEGIPVLDMVKVKQYMQGKKTRLVGPNCPGVITPGQCKIGIMPGYIHKPGKVGVVSRSGTLTYEAVWQLTNVGLGQSTCVGIGGDPVNGTNHVDVLRMFEEDPDTEAVIMIGEIGGNSEEEGARFVKEHMTKPVAAYIAGVTAPPGKRMGHAGAIISGGKGTATEKVAILEECGISVAQSPADMAKALLKIYKPRN
- a CDS encoding electron transfer flavoprotein subunit beta/FixA family protein gives rise to the protein MKILVCIKQVPDMESRFKPGAGGTWYDESDLAWRMNEYDEFAVEQAVQLREQLGEGSELTVLSIGPDRVGEAIKKALAMGCDRGVHIQDNAAAMKDPWQIAAIIAAYAKDKGYDLIFTGMQSQDRGSALVGVTVAEELGYACATTLVGFAYADGSVTGKRELEGGIKGVVKLATPALVTCQLGLNVPRYPTLPNIMKAKKKDIQAIPVAELLKEEPLAATVSFHPPAKKGGGIVLEGEVGALVDQLMGILKEKTAVLR
- a CDS encoding electron transfer flavoprotein subunit alpha/FixB family protein, whose product is MAAQIFAYIKHKGGAVDDTALELISAARNIDASAEPIALVAGSGADLDQACSQTASTYKQVWKLGNSAFAYPNAEVLRKALLAVLPTDAIVLVPHDAFGMDLSPGLSIKLDATFVADVLALEVSGNDLRVVRQEYGGQVSSHSLCRMDKGAVINIRPGAFAPVEALASIGEVVDKSSYVAEVSTGREFVELIEAVAGDVDITKEDILVSIGRGIGDEEGIQIAEELAEAMGGVVSCSRPIVDAKWMDKSRQVGTSGQTVKPKVYLACGISGSFQHLGGIKGNPFVVAINKNPKAPIFQVADVGIVADLQEFLPELTERINEG
- a CDS encoding electron transfer flavoprotein subunit alpha/FixB family protein; the protein is MKTLLIGEYREGKLLDSTYELLGFAQQLEAQSAMLVVGSESQLPAYGGTLYLADAASCGEYNPDLHKQLILDAIEKENPDYVVFIHSSYGWDLAPRVAARLKVAQVSEVIGLTDGGFEVGCCNAKMRRTVKPATGKAVITIQAGAFAAIQPGGTPSVQKITASVTSNVSFAGYEPAEAKDVDLTRAEVIVTAGRGIGKKENVEVIAALAKALGGELGASRPVVDAGWVEHSHQVGTTGQTVSPKLYIACGVSGAIQHLAGMKKSDFIVAINKDKDAPIGEVADVLVVADILQFVPALTAKL
- a CDS encoding IclR family transcriptional regulator; this encodes MKTRDYTIQSVRHALDILEQFRGNSSELCVMDLSRRLQLPKNKIYKLIATLEHHNYLEQNISTKNYRLGIKNMELGQVAMRRMRRLGDSRSVMEALVRECNETLCVSILKGSHAVNMDAVVGDNHLRAIPPIGISIPAHCTAAGKVLIAGLTEEQRLHYVSSCLFKRYTTATITNPKLFLRHLEEVDRQGYALELEEQEVGVKSVSAPIRDYTSRTIGAITVYGPSTRFPDDRMEKELIPLVLKGAMEISDMLGYRQSEF